The Pan paniscus chromosome 1, NHGRI_mPanPan1-v2.0_pri, whole genome shotgun sequence genome has a segment encoding these proteins:
- the LOC106634333 gene encoding olfactory receptor 2AK2: protein MNISDVISFDILVSAMKTGNQSFGTDFLLVGLFQYGWINSLLFVVIATLFTVALTGNIMLIHLIRLNTRLHTPMYFLLSQLSIVDLMYISTTVPKMAVNFLSQSKTIRFLGCEIQTYVFLALGGTEALLLGFMSYDRYVAICHPLHYPMLMSKKICCLMVACAWASGSINAFIHTLYVFQLPFCRSRLINHFFCEVPALLSLVCQDTSQYEHTVLLSGLIILLLPFLAILASYARVLIVVFQMSSGKGQAKAVSTCSSHLIVASLFYATTLFTYTRPHSLRSPSRDKAVAVFYTIVTPLLNPFIYSLRNKEVTGAVRRLLGYWICCRKYDFRSLY from the coding sequence ATGAACATTTCAGATGTCATCTCCTTTGATATTTTGGTTTCAGCcatgaaaacaggaaatcaaagTTTTGGGACAGATTTTCTACTTGTTGGTCTTTTCCAATATGGCTGGATAAACTCTCTTCTCTTTGTCGTCATTGCCACCCTCTTTACAGTTGCTCTGACAGGAAATATCATGCTGATCCACCTCATCCGACTGAACACCAGACTCCACACTCCAATGTACTTTCTGCTCAGTCAGCTCTCCATTGTTGACCTCATGTACATCTCCACCACAGTGCCCAAGATGGCAGTCAACTTCCTCTCACAGAGTAAGACCATTAGATTTTTGGGCTGTGAGATTCAAACGTATGTGTTCTTGGCCCTTGGTGGAACTGAAGCCCTTCTCCTTGGTTTTATGTCTTATGATCGCTATGTAGCTATCTGTCACCCTTTACATTATCCTATGCTTATGAGCAAGAAGATCTGCTGCCTCATGGTTGCATGTGCATGGGCCAGTGGTTCTATCAATGCTTTCATACATACATTGTATGTGTTTCAACTTCCATTCTGTAGGTCTCGGCTCATTAaccactttttctgtgaagttccAGCTCTACTATCATTGGTGTGTCAGGACACCTCCCAGTATGAGCATACAGTCCTCCTGAGTGGACTTATTATCCTGCTGCTACCATTCCTAGCCATTCTGGCTTCCTATGCTCGTGTGCTTATTGTGGTATTCCAGATGAGCTCAGGAAAAGGACAGGCAAAAGCTGTTTCCACTTGTTCCTCCCACCTGATTGTGGCAAGCCTGTTCTATGCAACCACTCTCTTTACCTACACAAGGCCACACTCCTTGCGTTCCCCTTCACGGGATAAGGCGGTGGCAGTATTTTACACCATTGTCACACCTCTACTGAACCCATTTATCTACAGCCTGAGAAATAAGGAAGTGACGGGGGCAGTGAGGAGACTGTTGGGATATTGGATATGCTGTAGAAAATATGACTTCAGATCTCTGTATTGA